A genomic window from Phoenix dactylifera cultivar Barhee BC4 unplaced genomic scaffold, palm_55x_up_171113_PBpolish2nd_filt_p 000312F, whole genome shotgun sequence includes:
- the LOC103697473 gene encoding cytochrome P450 704C1-like isoform X1, with protein sequence MVETREPLNLAKSAMDFLSFKYSITLIATVMACLCLHSFIKATKKKRYPPLTGTVFHQILYFSTVHDYHTDLAARFKTFRLFSPTRSLIYTVDPAIVEYILRTNYTNYGKGSYNYNNLKDLLGDGIFAVDGEKWRHQRKLASYEFTTKNLRDFSSDVFRSNASRLSLIISKAANSNQAMDIQDLFMKSTLDSIFKIGFGEELDTLSGLSEEGNSFAKAFDDSSDLILWRYVDIFWKIKRFLGVGSEAELKKNIRVIDGFAYKLIYRKTQSMSKQQIDTMKKEDILSRFLVQKTKDPKNLNDQYLRDIILNFIIAGRDTTAVTLSWFFYMLCKHPSLQEKLAQEIKEATKTNDSISIAEFASRLTDEALDKMQYLHAALTETLRIYPAVPEDPKICFSDDTLPGGFDVKKGDMVCFLPYSMGRMKFLWGVDAEVFRPERWLDENGVFRPENPFKFTAFQAGPRICLGKEFAYRQMKIFAAVLIHFFTFMLSDERKDVKYKSTLTLRIDQGLHLLAYQREPMASSNDPSM encoded by the exons ATGGTAGAAACTAGAGAACCTCTCAATCTTGCAAAGAGTGCCATGGATTTCCTCTCCTTCAAGTATTCGATCACTCTTATAGCCACTGTCATGGCCTGCCTTTGTCTCCACTCCTTCATCAAGGCTACAAAAAAGAAGCGATATCCCCCACTCACAGGCACCGTCTTCCATCAAATCTTATACTTCAGCACTGTCCACGACTACCATACAGACCTTGCAGCTCGGTTCAAAACCTTCAGGCTCTTCTCCCCAACTCGTAGCTTGATTTACACCGTTGACCCTGCCATCGTTGAATACATACTAAGAACCAACTACACAAACTATGGAAAG GGGTCTTACAATTATAACAACCTGAAAGATTTGCTGGGTGATGGGATTTTTGCTGTAGATGGTGAGAAGTGGCGCCACCAAAGAAAGCTGGCAAGCTATGAGTTCACCACCAAGAATTTGAGGGACTTCAGTAGTGATGTTTTCAGAAGCAATGCCTCCAGACTGTCTCTGATAATTTCCAAGGCCGCAAATTCCAACCAAGCCATGGACATCCAA GATTTGTTCATGAAATCTACACTAGATTCCATATTCAAAATTGGGTTTGGTGAAGAACTGGATACTCTGTCTGGTTTAAGCGAAGAGGGGAATAGCTTTGCAAAGGCATTCGATGATTCAAGCGATCTAATCCTGTGGCGCTATGTGGATATTTTCTGGAAAATTAAGAGATTTCTAGGCGTTGGATCAGAAGCAGagctgaagaaaaacatcagagTGATCGACGGCTTTGCGTACAAACTGATTTACAGAAAAACACAGTCCATGTCTAAGCAACAAATTGACACT ATGAAGAAAGAGGATATCTTGTCAAGGTTTCTGGTGCAGAAGACAAAGGACCCGAAGAATTTGAATGATCAGTACCTTAGAGACATAATATTGAACTTCATAATTGCCGGGAGAGACACGACGGCGGTCACTCTTTCTTGGTTCTTCTACATGCTTTGCAAGCATCCATCTCTGCAAGAAAAGCTTGCTCAAGAAATAAAGGAAGCAACCAAAACAAATGACAGCATATCGATTGCAGAATTTGCCTCCAGGTTGACTGACGAGGCACTTGACAAGATGCAGTATCTCCATGCAGCTCTGACTGAGACACTGAGGATATATCCTGCTGTCCCTGAG GACCCAAAGATTTGTTTCTCTGATGACACTCTGCCGGGTGGATTCGATGTAAAGAAAGGGGACATGGTATGCTTTCTACCTTATTCGATGGGAAGAATGAAATTCCTGTGGGGGGTGGATGCAGAAGTTTTCCGTCCGGAAAGATGgcttgatgaaaatggggttTTCCGACCTGAGAACCCCTTCAAGTTCACTGCCTTTCAG GCTGGTCCACGAATTTGTTTGGGAAAGGAATTTGCATACAGGCAGATGAAGATCTTTGCAGCAGTCCTCATCCACTTCTTCACATTTATGCTGAGTGATGAGAGAAAGGATGTCAAATATAAGAGCACGTTAACTCTTAGAATCGATCAGGGACTCCATCTTTTAGCCTACCAAAGAGAACCGATGGCTTCTTCAAATGATCCTTCTATGTAA
- the LOC103697473 gene encoding cytochrome P450 704C1-like isoform X2: protein MVETREPLNLAKSAMDFLSFKYSITLIATVMACLCLHSFIKATKKKRYPPLTGTVFHQILYFSTVHDYHTDLAARFKTFRLFSPTRSLIYTVDPAIVEYILRTNYTNYGKGSYNYNNLKDLLGDGIFAVDGEKWRHQRKLASYEFTTKNLRDFSSDVFRSNASRLSLIISKAANSNQAMDIQDLFMKSTLDSIFKIGFGEELDTLSGLSEEGNSFAKAFDDSSDLILWRYVDIFWKIKRFLGVGSEAELKKNIRVIDGFAYKLIYRKTQSMSKQQIDTMKKEDILSRFLVQKTKDPKNLNDQYLRDIILNFIIAGRDTTAVTLSWFFYMLCKHPSLQEKLAQEIKEATKTNDSISIAEFASRLTDEALDKMQYLHAALTETLRIYPAVPEDPKICFSDDTLPGGFDVKKGDMVCFLPYSMGRMKFLWGVDAEVFRPERWLDENGVFRPENPFKFTAFQPCSSLN, encoded by the exons ATGGTAGAAACTAGAGAACCTCTCAATCTTGCAAAGAGTGCCATGGATTTCCTCTCCTTCAAGTATTCGATCACTCTTATAGCCACTGTCATGGCCTGCCTTTGTCTCCACTCCTTCATCAAGGCTACAAAAAAGAAGCGATATCCCCCACTCACAGGCACCGTCTTCCATCAAATCTTATACTTCAGCACTGTCCACGACTACCATACAGACCTTGCAGCTCGGTTCAAAACCTTCAGGCTCTTCTCCCCAACTCGTAGCTTGATTTACACCGTTGACCCTGCCATCGTTGAATACATACTAAGAACCAACTACACAAACTATGGAAAG GGGTCTTACAATTATAACAACCTGAAAGATTTGCTGGGTGATGGGATTTTTGCTGTAGATGGTGAGAAGTGGCGCCACCAAAGAAAGCTGGCAAGCTATGAGTTCACCACCAAGAATTTGAGGGACTTCAGTAGTGATGTTTTCAGAAGCAATGCCTCCAGACTGTCTCTGATAATTTCCAAGGCCGCAAATTCCAACCAAGCCATGGACATCCAA GATTTGTTCATGAAATCTACACTAGATTCCATATTCAAAATTGGGTTTGGTGAAGAACTGGATACTCTGTCTGGTTTAAGCGAAGAGGGGAATAGCTTTGCAAAGGCATTCGATGATTCAAGCGATCTAATCCTGTGGCGCTATGTGGATATTTTCTGGAAAATTAAGAGATTTCTAGGCGTTGGATCAGAAGCAGagctgaagaaaaacatcagagTGATCGACGGCTTTGCGTACAAACTGATTTACAGAAAAACACAGTCCATGTCTAAGCAACAAATTGACACT ATGAAGAAAGAGGATATCTTGTCAAGGTTTCTGGTGCAGAAGACAAAGGACCCGAAGAATTTGAATGATCAGTACCTTAGAGACATAATATTGAACTTCATAATTGCCGGGAGAGACACGACGGCGGTCACTCTTTCTTGGTTCTTCTACATGCTTTGCAAGCATCCATCTCTGCAAGAAAAGCTTGCTCAAGAAATAAAGGAAGCAACCAAAACAAATGACAGCATATCGATTGCAGAATTTGCCTCCAGGTTGACTGACGAGGCACTTGACAAGATGCAGTATCTCCATGCAGCTCTGACTGAGACACTGAGGATATATCCTGCTGTCCCTGAG GACCCAAAGATTTGTTTCTCTGATGACACTCTGCCGGGTGGATTCGATGTAAAGAAAGGGGACATGGTATGCTTTCTACCTTATTCGATGGGAAGAATGAAATTCCTGTGGGGGGTGGATGCAGAAGTTTTCCGTCCGGAAAGATGgcttgatgaaaatggggttTTCCGACCTGAGAACCCCTTCAAGTTCACTGCCTTTCAG CCTTGCTCAAGCTTGAATTAG